From a single Natronorubrum tibetense GA33 genomic region:
- a CDS encoding DNA-processing protein DprA, producing the protein MEIDNLASLVALTDVDGVGDKRALKLYRAVETPEELWSSSLTAFDDFHYVDEETHTQLQNLPETIDNYRERFDRYRNDGIKIIGIDDDRYPASLRRNHAPLVLYAKGNVDLLNGPAVSVSGSRETNEAGQHWTREIACELAAEGYTIVSGGARGADTAAHEGALDATGETIVVLGTGVDIPYPEENKALFSDIVDTGGLLLSHQRPNAGPTRHSFLNRNPTISALSPGIIVVATDGTGGTMAQYDIAVEQNRRIFVPKADRDIRPDNGLRELRTAKATTVVSSTASVEAKLVEAVPGDEAKPGDTDGFEEQANQTCLDDWG; encoded by the coding sequence ATGGAAATAGACAATCTCGCCTCTCTAGTCGCATTAACGGATGTCGACGGAGTCGGTGATAAGCGCGCCCTCAAATTGTATCGAGCGGTCGAGACACCGGAGGAACTCTGGTCGAGTTCGTTAACCGCATTTGACGACTTTCACTATGTGGATGAAGAAACCCACACGCAGCTACAGAATTTGCCGGAGACCATCGACAACTACCGCGAGCGGTTCGATCGCTACAGGAACGATGGAATCAAGATCATCGGTATCGACGACGACCGGTACCCAGCATCATTACGGCGCAATCATGCACCGCTTGTCCTCTATGCGAAGGGAAATGTTGATCTGTTAAACGGGCCAGCAGTGAGCGTTTCCGGATCGCGCGAGACCAACGAAGCCGGGCAACACTGGACCCGTGAGATCGCGTGTGAGCTGGCCGCTGAAGGGTATACGATTGTCAGTGGCGGTGCTCGAGGCGCAGATACGGCGGCTCACGAAGGAGCCCTCGATGCGACTGGCGAAACGATTGTTGTCCTCGGGACGGGTGTAGATATCCCGTATCCAGAGGAGAACAAGGCTCTGTTTTCCGATATCGTCGATACGGGTGGCCTTCTACTCTCACACCAGCGACCGAATGCGGGACCGACTCGTCATTCATTCCTCAACCGCAACCCGACGATTTCTGCGTTGAGCCCTGGGATAATCGTCGTCGCTACCGATGGGACGGGCGGAACGATGGCCCAGTATGACATCGCTGTCGAACAGAATCGCCGAATATTCGTTCCCAAAGCTGATCGCGACATACGACCCGATAATGGCCTCAGAGAGTTGCGAACTGCCAAGGCGACGACGGTTGTCTCCTCGACTGCGTCGGTCGAAGCCAAACTTGTAGAAGCAGTTCCCGGTGACGAGGCAAAACCCGGTGATACGGACGGTTTCGAGGAACAGGCAAACCAAACGTGTCTGGATGACTGGGGGTGA
- a CDS encoding HEAT repeat domain-containing protein, which translates to MIVLGLLALSMGASDWAGAMATKMHREYEVGQERALQITNRVRKLVASPDIEALEEAGLLNKEFTSDLIQDLIALLNDQDEETIEGRWNGLVRELGIYDVVGADAFLYDPASGGLDPDKELVSDDGDSITIQEAMITAWREELPIEAIPHGIRLGNTEFRTGDSRQITLSQYEDRFDQDVLSDQLSLDLRRRRLEVDADLLALENVDFSMKAPRQDCVLAIAAARRYILEHGGVSRDEIVEALEPEKNHPLGSNGVQARAKGFEYEFRQRWWEDVVAPGLRSLPDIQEPTHESGKWLSTEAMTGGFESETTVETILDVGYLFEIAYLDDNEEQRVVGYHNEITRPSAKPLHGPPVFRFQPIVGNPPITIRLPALRELHPISFEQLPDPVWDSAISELVAIADENAEQIPLGDVEVVLEASQNGQVEAATALEFIAMVFGEREDVRETVADDFETMLLARLDLLTDREQAAEIAKCFGIVAEVAPKRVLDAVPAMASAADSATLETRRWLLYTFSNVAEAYPEELLPAVEILINSIDEPDENLRTNALSTLGEIAQAYPDAAGDIVDSLGELLTNDDALVRANAAGLLADIAQSNPEDVIELAPELAESLTADDDETRVHTSITLLRAGEANPKAVRDEHEQLVAALSDSNSTVRANTCTLIGNADAPVPVDQLRLLKDDPDEQVQEQATWALGRIS; encoded by the coding sequence ATGATAGTTCTCGGGCTGCTTGCCCTCTCTATGGGGGCGAGTGATTGGGCAGGTGCGATGGCAACAAAGATGCACCGGGAGTACGAAGTAGGCCAAGAACGGGCCCTGCAGATAACAAATCGCGTTCGGAAACTGGTTGCCAGTCCCGATATCGAGGCGCTGGAAGAAGCGGGACTGCTCAATAAGGAGTTCACCTCGGACTTAATTCAAGATCTGATCGCGCTGCTGAACGACCAAGACGAGGAGACGATCGAGGGACGCTGGAACGGACTTGTAAGGGAGCTTGGGATCTATGATGTCGTCGGGGCTGACGCGTTCCTCTATGACCCGGCGAGCGGCGGTCTTGATCCAGACAAAGAACTGGTTTCCGACGACGGGGACTCCATCACGATCCAAGAAGCGATGATTACCGCCTGGAGGGAAGAACTCCCGATCGAAGCAATCCCTCACGGCATTCGATTAGGAAACACCGAGTTCCGGACTGGAGATAGCCGCCAGATAACACTCTCACAGTACGAAGATAGATTCGACCAGGACGTCCTGAGTGACCAACTCAGTCTGGACTTGCGAAGGCGCCGGCTTGAGGTCGATGCCGATCTGCTCGCTCTGGAGAACGTCGATTTTTCAATGAAAGCACCGCGTCAGGACTGTGTGCTCGCTATTGCCGCTGCACGCCGGTACATCCTCGAACACGGCGGTGTGTCCCGTGACGAGATCGTGGAAGCGTTGGAACCCGAGAAAAATCATCCGCTTGGGAGTAACGGTGTTCAGGCCAGAGCAAAGGGTTTCGAATACGAATTCCGGCAAAGATGGTGGGAAGATGTCGTTGCTCCCGGGCTGCGTTCGCTTCCAGATATCCAGGAACCGACCCACGAATCCGGGAAGTGGCTATCCACAGAAGCGATGACGGGAGGCTTTGAATCCGAAACCACAGTCGAAACCATCCTGGATGTCGGGTACCTATTCGAAATTGCGTACTTGGACGATAACGAAGAACAGCGGGTGGTCGGCTACCACAACGAGATTACACGGCCATCGGCAAAACCGCTCCATGGGCCCCCGGTGTTTCGATTCCAACCGATTGTCGGAAACCCCCCAATCACGATCCGTCTCCCGGCTCTGCGTGAACTTCACCCGATTTCTTTCGAACAGCTACCCGACCCGGTCTGGGATTCCGCAATTTCGGAGTTAGTGGCGATCGCCGATGAGAACGCAGAGCAAATCCCGCTCGGAGATGTTGAGGTTGTTCTCGAAGCATCTCAGAATGGCCAAGTCGAGGCCGCCACAGCACTAGAATTCATCGCTATGGTCTTCGGGGAGCGAGAAGACGTCCGTGAGACAGTTGCCGACGATTTCGAGACTATGCTCCTGGCTCGATTAGATCTCCTTACCGATCGGGAGCAAGCAGCGGAAATAGCGAAGTGCTTCGGAATTGTGGCTGAGGTAGCTCCAAAACGGGTGCTAGATGCGGTGCCTGCGATGGCGTCGGCAGCTGATTCAGCGACCTTGGAGACTCGCCGCTGGCTGCTATATACGTTCTCGAACGTCGCCGAAGCATATCCCGAGGAACTCCTCCCGGCAGTCGAGATCCTAATCAATAGTATCGACGAGCCCGATGAAAATCTACGTACGAACGCGCTCTCGACGCTCGGGGAAATCGCACAGGCCTACCCCGACGCAGCCGGTGATATCGTTGATTCACTCGGTGAATTGCTTACCAACGACGATGCGTTGGTTCGTGCGAACGCTGCTGGCCTCTTGGCCGATATTGCACAGTCGAACCCCGAAGACGTTATCGAACTTGCACCGGAGCTGGCAGAGTCTCTTACTGCTGACGACGACGAAACTAGAGTGCACACCTCAATTACGTTACTTCGTGCCGGCGAAGCGAACCCCAAAGCAGTCCGTGATGAACACGAACAATTGGTCGCAGCTCTCAGCGATTCAAATTCGACCGTGCGGGCGAACACGTGTACATTGATTGGTAACGCTGATGCGCCGGTTCCAGTTGACCAGTTACGGCTGCTCAAAGACGACCCCGATGAACAGGTTCAGGAACAGGCAACGTGGGCACTTGGTCGAATCTCCTGA
- a CDS encoding DUF429 domain-containing protein — protein MLVELVNLLLMIFAEGHPKVCFRAFNGAPLEHSKHTAAGVEERLSTLKSVPEYEAGDWRTIARELQGLEYKIGIDDVLDAFALALTACAPHDEFQQLPSDPPEDTRGLPMQMVYRSETQLR, from the coding sequence TTGCTGGTCGAACTCGTCAATCTTCTTCTGATGATTTTCGCCGAAGGCCATCCGAAGGTCTGCTTTCGCGCGTTCAACGGAGCTCCGCTTGAACACAGCAAACATACCGCTGCCGGCGTTGAAGAACGGTTGTCTACGCTGAAGTCCGTTCCTGAATACGAGGCCGGTGACTGGCGAACAATCGCTCGAGAGCTTCAAGGTTTGGAGTACAAGATCGGCATTGACGATGTGTTAGATGCGTTCGCCTTAGCGCTCACTGCGTGTGCGCCTCACGATGAGTTCCAGCAGTTGCCATCGGATCCACCGGAAGATACGCGTGGATTACCGATGCAAATGGTGTACCGAAGCGAAACGCAGTTACGCTGA
- a CDS encoding DUF7344 domain-containing protein, protein MSNELDDLLEVLKSERRRIVLDVLSEVQREESNDEVTVHARDLARQVAAIEAGVESTAVGQTTRRKAAIGLHHTHLPVLAEHGIIDYDQQSKTVSTTDRTPVVAQVMQSIEETIETANSDMSKPPEMDR, encoded by the coding sequence ATGAGTAACGAACTCGACGATCTCTTGGAGGTCCTCAAATCCGAACGCCGTCGCATTGTCCTCGACGTCCTCTCCGAGGTTCAACGAGAGGAATCCAACGACGAAGTGACCGTCCACGCACGTGATCTCGCTCGTCAAGTCGCAGCGATCGAAGCCGGTGTAGAGTCCACCGCAGTCGGTCAGACAACTCGACGTAAAGCCGCGATCGGACTCCATCACACGCACCTCCCAGTGCTTGCAGAGCACGGGATCATCGACTACGATCAACAGAGCAAGACCGTGTCCACGACCGATCGGACACCGGTTGTGGCTCAGGTGATGCAGAGCATTGAGGAGACTATCGAGACCGCTAACAGCGACATGAGTAAACCCCCTGAGATGGATCGCTGA
- a CDS encoding EVE domain-containing protein gives MTQDLFRITVDEPNYGQLLASPPTDTLFDKANFSTQQGARLWAQKSNEKGQKLYDTMKPGDGLLFYKVKRGIADDEQLYVGVGRVGEKHRLTEAQAETFFRTSVATLAYTVTDFQPIRKPVKEIETILGYSSYPQSSHRVVDNRYNTIDEVLQKLSQ, from the coding sequence ATGACACAAGACCTATTCAGAATCACGGTAGACGAACCGAATTACGGACAATTACTCGCATCTCCACCCACTGATACACTCTTCGACAAAGCCAATTTCTCTACCCAACAGGGCGCTCGACTTTGGGCGCAAAAAAGCAATGAGAAGGGGCAGAAGCTCTATGACACGATGAAACCAGGTGACGGCCTACTGTTCTACAAGGTCAAGCGAGGAATTGCCGATGATGAACAATTGTACGTTGGCGTAGGTAGGGTCGGTGAGAAACATCGACTAACCGAAGCACAGGCGGAGACCTTCTTTAGAACTTCAGTTGCGACACTCGCATACACTGTTACCGATTTCCAACCGATAAGAAAACCAGTCAAAGAAATCGAAACGATACTCGGGTACAGTTCCTATCCCCAGAGTAGTCATCGCGTCGTTGACAATCGATACAACACTATCGACGAAGTGCTACAGAAACTCTCGCAGTAA
- a CDS encoding HEAT repeat domain-containing protein, translating to MLRRVERATYLTTAQRVEFTIDVLKTATKLSALPKKLMGEFNRAIDDVPDGTSPVDKASSYAARHPSHLQNHVSDLSRLTGVTDTGASRHATWCLMELAEKTPEPVIDAVPALTTALTTDDEPTRTYATYALTCISNQYPEELLPALDTLINQLDNENQTIRTNTHSAVGHIVNGYPDTAVAHTDSIATLLESDTKRVRNNATGLLADIAQEHPDRIIEYADDLAARLTDPNIQARINASIALLRAGEANPEAVRNHHRQLEKALDDSSPEMRANACVLVTNTDAPVSIEILQELRANDPDETVRDHAAMAIRRRDNSP from the coding sequence ATGCTGCGACGCGTCGAGCGGGCCACGTACCTGACAACCGCTCAACGAGTCGAATTCACGATCGATGTCCTCAAAACTGCCACGAAACTCTCCGCTCTCCCGAAAAAACTGATGGGCGAGTTCAACCGCGCTATCGACGATGTCCCCGACGGCACGTCTCCCGTGGATAAGGCATCGTCCTACGCCGCACGACACCCCTCACACCTGCAAAACCACGTCAGCGATCTGAGCCGCCTTACTGGTGTCACCGATACTGGGGCGAGCAGACACGCAACCTGGTGCCTGATGGAACTCGCCGAGAAAACACCAGAACCTGTGATCGACGCCGTCCCAGCACTCACGACCGCACTCACAACCGACGACGAACCCACACGTACGTACGCAACGTATGCACTCACCTGCATCTCGAACCAATACCCGGAAGAACTCTTACCTGCGCTCGATACGCTGATCAACCAGCTTGACAACGAGAACCAAACGATTCGAACCAACACGCACTCTGCCGTCGGTCATATCGTCAACGGCTACCCTGATACAGCGGTCGCACATACCGACTCGATCGCAACACTCCTCGAAAGCGACACAAAGCGAGTTCGAAACAACGCCACGGGATTACTCGCAGATATCGCCCAAGAACATCCAGATCGTATCATTGAGTACGCTGACGACCTCGCAGCACGACTCACCGATCCAAACATCCAGGCCCGAATCAACGCCTCGATCGCACTTCTCCGAGCTGGAGAAGCGAATCCAGAGGCCGTCCGGAACCACCACCGGCAACTCGAAAAAGCACTCGACGATTCCAGCCCTGAAATGCGAGCAAACGCCTGTGTACTCGTTACGAATACTGACGCTCCAGTTTCAATAGAGATACTCCAAGAGCTTCGTGCAAACGATCCTGACGAGACTGTGAGAGATCACGCGGCGATGGCAATCAGAAGACGAGACAACAGTCCATAA
- a CDS encoding BREX system ATP-binding domain-containing protein: MSQSPFSIDPDTAIPILTRLQQGVPPEPESIQYIRVGRKDEERRLCDKPIEGLQSLKRGSGQIYFVLGDFGYGKSFFINLLSQRATDMNMVRSRFDLQDIQDIADKTDLYTNIVRNIRYPDERGEGLVPLFRRFCEEVDRSDFDRIATERGFYGHPIYNMLSNLLEAWEKGQLRVEKDEVTLDQSQVLTAVTSYLQGEDVPLEGLHAIGKVGFDHISKEDEYEYLQHIRSLVLELGYDGVVVLLDEAAEQLEWSPDSGTTQRLIDLYNKCFQQGKFDHMMFVFVGNQDKWDTLIDETGHQALSDRYRAKKVVLGELTEEDYVDLVERVAHLVTVAHDRSVSLTETEAREIVTNAASEYGGVSELSPRRLLLFPRRKENDTTLVDLISDK, from the coding sequence GTGTCACAATCTCCATTCTCCATCGATCCGGATACCGCGATACCGATACTAACGAGGTTACAACAAGGGGTTCCTCCTGAACCGGAGAGTATCCAGTACATCCGTGTTGGACGAAAAGACGAAGAACGCCGTCTCTGCGATAAGCCCATAGAGGGGCTACAGAGTCTTAAACGGGGCAGCGGTCAAATCTACTTCGTTCTCGGTGACTTCGGGTACGGGAAGTCGTTTTTCATCAACCTTCTTTCACAGCGGGCTACTGACATGAATATGGTGCGGTCCCGTTTCGACCTTCAGGATATCCAAGATATCGCTGATAAGACAGATTTGTATACTAATATCGTTCGAAATATACGGTATCCAGATGAGCGAGGAGAGGGACTGGTACCGCTTTTCCGGAGATTCTGTGAAGAAGTAGACCGTAGTGATTTTGACCGTATTGCGACCGAGCGCGGATTCTATGGGCACCCGATCTATAATATGCTCTCGAATTTGCTTGAGGCATGGGAGAAAGGACAACTGCGCGTTGAAAAAGATGAGGTGACACTTGATCAAAGTCAGGTACTCACTGCTGTTACTAGCTATCTTCAAGGTGAGGATGTTCCTTTAGAGGGACTTCACGCTATCGGCAAGGTTGGGTTTGATCATATTTCGAAGGAAGACGAGTACGAATACCTCCAGCATATTCGCTCTCTGGTATTAGAACTGGGATATGATGGGGTAGTAGTGCTGTTAGACGAAGCCGCAGAGCAACTTGAATGGTCCCCTGATTCTGGGACGACCCAACGGTTGATCGATCTTTACAATAAGTGCTTTCAGCAAGGCAAATTTGATCATATGATGTTCGTCTTTGTTGGTAACCAGGATAAGTGGGACACGCTAATTGATGAGACAGGACATCAAGCTCTCTCTGACCGATATCGAGCGAAAAAGGTAGTTCTCGGAGAACTTACTGAAGAGGACTATGTGGACCTAGTTGAACGTGTCGCCCATCTTGTTACGGTCGCCCATGACCGTTCGGTCTCGCTGACGGAGACGGAAGCACGCGAAATTGTAACTAATGCTGCAAGTGAGTACGGGGGCGTTAGCGAACTTAGCCCCCGCCGATTACTCCTTTTCCCAAGGCGAAAAGAGAACGATACAACTCTTGTTGATCTAATCAGTGACAAGTAG
- a CDS encoding BREX system ATP-binding domain-containing protein translates to MNSGGTSHEEWRNPADTADDLYTATEELTEDKALHILENIRAHVPPSRPGACEAIAVNRDDEITDATTRVREGAPYTFIQGELGYGKSFFLQWVRDRMFPTTAISFVDLDDEITFTNDALIVEAFWKNLETPRSNVNDQYANGLDEVWDTFLRQVANLCANYYEGQGYDLRKDRVARSLSQAVRDILRSNGVESEIADQLSNVAGSYFDTSVKSLSQVLEDDLQIDDPMNLISLMATLVHLNGYHVLLAVDELEKSDRTEEHFKAIDKFIERLPQGVSLFVTGTPELVTGGQEGNGMKETYQSFHKRTINNRITLEQPSREELIAIVKRVNYLETELVESNAVREYSDATENLGGVEEAVETFLSETAPSFRAFLTHLEENS, encoded by the coding sequence TTGAACTCTGGGGGAACATCACACGAGGAATGGCGTAATCCTGCTGATACAGCTGATGACCTTTATACAGCTACTGAAGAGCTCACAGAAGACAAAGCACTCCACATTTTGGAGAACATCAGAGCACATGTTCCACCAAGTCGTCCAGGAGCGTGTGAAGCGATTGCCGTCAATAGAGACGACGAGATCACGGACGCAACTACAAGAGTAAGAGAGGGGGCACCATATACGTTCATTCAGGGCGAACTCGGCTATGGAAAGTCGTTCTTTCTCCAGTGGGTCCGCGATCGAATGTTTCCAACAACTGCGATCAGTTTCGTTGACTTGGACGACGAAATTACATTTACGAACGACGCCTTGATTGTCGAAGCGTTCTGGAAGAATCTTGAGACTCCCCGTTCAAATGTGAACGACCAGTATGCAAACGGGCTTGACGAAGTCTGGGATACGTTCTTGCGTCAGGTCGCAAACCTATGTGCTAACTACTATGAGGGGCAAGGCTACGATCTTCGGAAAGACCGGGTTGCTAGGAGTTTGAGTCAAGCGGTAAGAGATATCCTTCGATCCAACGGGGTTGAATCAGAGATCGCAGACCAGCTTTCAAATGTCGCGGGAAGCTACTTCGACACTTCCGTCAAGAGTTTAAGTCAAGTACTTGAAGACGACCTCCAGATTGATGATCCGATGAACCTCATCTCGCTTATGGCTACACTTGTACATCTCAACGGATATCACGTGCTATTGGCCGTTGACGAACTTGAGAAGTCTGATAGGACAGAGGAGCATTTTAAAGCGATTGATAAGTTCATAGAGAGACTGCCTCAGGGGGTCTCTTTATTCGTGACAGGAACACCTGAGCTTGTAACTGGCGGTCAGGAAGGGAACGGTATGAAAGAGACATATCAATCATTCCACAAACGCACGATCAACAACCGGATCACACTTGAGCAACCATCCAGAGAGGAGTTGATAGCAATCGTCAAACGGGTGAACTACTTAGAGACAGAATTAGTCGAGAGCAATGCTGTACGAGAATATTCTGATGCAACTGAAAATTTGGGCGGGGTAGAGGAAGCAGTTGAGACGTTCCTTTCCGAAACTGCACCTTCTTTCCGCGCTTTCCTGACTCATCTAGAAGAAAATAGTTAG
- a CDS encoding MBL fold metallo-hydrolase: protein MGSHYPSIKITILLANAFYDVRISFHHANPDAGNESFLLRFNGEADETPCILVDAGDGVDLDALLQQTDQLAAICLTHAHLDHYAELTAAHRDDAPIVTSPATAAVLDDVLDIAGVEYNVETTDAVADAITPVDDWIDVAPGIDVHPVPAGHIPGAVGFLVRATDGDQSHHILATGDFTRRRVGGFPGFDAEGFVDIDVLFLTAATYDDFERGLTGALGTALEHAHGGAPTLVTTSGIVGVHIAYLLSSLAAEYDLRVPIRVVGHVAKLYEALDYDRPGVETIPHFQNTDECLEPGAIVIAGPEIPSERSSGRLFGVLRENPNACVVQIVGSGEEPLSEATCTIHDYELSNHPSRETLIDIHDTLDPTQTVITHRHGGAQGAFNDLSSVVWGAGDTDEYTLFDGRRWKLPPWMPGRNVSQTHSRSLQQIAGADLLAEFSVPALDRSAEPNLEAEGLDEDRIATLLHQNQDGGTSLDAPEGNNKQPAEQPDSRTDSTTMATDNTDSTGSSDSTTDAKPPTGLIRTAGADLDVGLDPALQAALSDGSLATEDLTAALTAQKRLVGQDTESNDENEERDEGDSATAPENGGAKAEDTDEEFVEFNGEDGDGPETASEDGATEVLADGAAEGVYTTEEPTDETSSTEPPETTNSEVSEPDTNTSLPPGSELHAAETKAAIVLDLNPVAVTLAERAVEEMGDDSDPVDAAIVAAVDQYIAALLAGEASGCKDERFTVSFDGSRAVERALTTVVDEHKQFESPTDLVTNGLASLLGSDSSGVREVSGLGVYRQHLNAIAANEAYVFNEVAEIVEAAIAWTTVTVTE from the coding sequence ATGGGATCCCACTATCCATCAATCAAAATTACTATACTCTTAGCTAACGCGTTTTATGACGTGCGTATCTCCTTTCACCATGCCAACCCCGACGCCGGGAACGAGTCCTTCCTACTCCGGTTCAACGGGGAAGCCGATGAGACACCATGCATCCTTGTTGACGCAGGTGACGGCGTGGACCTTGATGCGCTCCTTCAGCAGACCGACCAGCTCGCCGCTATCTGCCTCACGCATGCTCACCTCGACCACTACGCCGAGCTCACTGCTGCCCATCGTGATGATGCACCTATCGTTACGTCACCAGCAACCGCAGCGGTCCTTGACGATGTCCTTGACATCGCTGGGGTGGAGTACAATGTCGAGACGACAGATGCCGTCGCCGACGCCATAACGCCAGTTGACGATTGGATCGATGTTGCTCCCGGGATCGACGTCCATCCAGTTCCCGCAGGACATATCCCAGGTGCGGTTGGCTTCCTCGTACGTGCGACCGATGGCGACCAAAGCCACCATATCTTGGCGACCGGCGACTTCACACGCCGCCGTGTTGGGGGGTTCCCCGGGTTCGATGCTGAGGGATTCGTCGATATTGACGTTCTCTTCTTAACGGCGGCTACTTACGATGACTTCGAGAGGGGACTCACTGGTGCGCTCGGGACGGCGCTTGAACATGCTCACGGTGGGGCACCGACCCTTGTTACGACCAGCGGAATCGTCGGCGTCCATATCGCCTACCTACTATCGTCACTCGCCGCTGAGTACGACCTTCGGGTGCCGATACGGGTTGTCGGCCACGTTGCGAAACTCTACGAGGCGCTTGACTACGATCGTCCGGGTGTTGAGACGATCCCGCACTTCCAGAACACCGACGAGTGTCTCGAACCGGGGGCAATCGTAATCGCTGGTCCGGAAATTCCGAGCGAACGGAGCAGTGGCCGGTTGTTCGGTGTCCTCAGGGAGAACCCCAATGCTTGTGTCGTCCAGATTGTTGGATCTGGTGAGGAGCCACTCTCCGAGGCCACGTGTACGATCCACGACTACGAACTCAGTAATCATCCCTCGCGCGAGACGCTCATTGATATCCACGACACACTTGACCCAACCCAAACGGTCATCACTCATCGTCACGGTGGCGCACAGGGCGCGTTCAACGATCTATCGAGTGTGGTGTGGGGGGCCGGTGATACGGACGAGTACACGCTGTTCGACGGTCGCCGCTGGAAACTCCCGCCCTGGATGCCTGGGAGGAACGTCTCCCAAACCCATAGCCGAAGCCTCCAGCAGATCGCTGGCGCCGATCTTCTCGCCGAGTTCTCGGTCCCGGCGCTTGATCGCTCCGCCGAACCTAATCTAGAAGCAGAGGGCCTTGACGAGGATCGGATTGCAACGCTCCTCCACCAGAATCAAGATGGGGGGACGAGCCTTGACGCCCCAGAGGGGAACAACAAGCAACCAGCTGAACAACCGGATTCGCGGACAGATTCCACGACCATGGCTACGGACAACACCGATTCGACTGGCAGCAGTGACTCGACTACCGATGCGAAGCCACCAACAGGACTGATACGGACGGCCGGTGCCGATCTTGATGTTGGACTCGATCCCGCCTTACAAGCGGCGCTCAGTGATGGCTCGCTCGCAACAGAGGATCTTACTGCCGCGCTCACCGCACAGAAGCGTCTCGTTGGACAGGACACCGAAAGTAACGATGAGAACGAGGAGCGGGACGAGGGCGATTCAGCAACCGCTCCTGAGAACGGTGGGGCCAAGGCAGAAGACACTGACGAAGAGTTCGTCGAATTCAATGGTGAGGACGGAGACGGACCTGAGACTGCCTCTGAAGACGGGGCTACAGAAGTCCTCGCCGATGGTGCGGCAGAAGGCGTGTACACGACGGAGGAGCCAACGGACGAAACATCGTCCACCGAGCCGCCAGAGACAACGAATAGCGAGGTTTCAGAGCCGGATACCAATACGTCGCTACCTCCTGGGTCCGAACTCCATGCGGCGGAAACGAAGGCGGCAATTGTACTTGATCTGAACCCGGTCGCAGTGACCCTAGCCGAGCGAGCAGTTGAGGAGATGGGCGATGACTCGGACCCAGTTGATGCAGCGATCGTAGCAGCTGTCGATCAGTATATCGCTGCGCTTCTAGCCGGAGAGGCGTCTGGCTGTAAAGACGAACGGTTTACTGTCAGTTTCGACGGCAGCCGAGCCGTTGAACGAGCACTCACCACCGTCGTCGATGAACACAAGCAGTTCGAGTCTCCGACAGACTTGGTGACCAACGGGCTTGCATCGCTTCTCGGTAGCGATTCGAGTGGTGTACGAGAGGTTTCTGGTCTGGGCGTCTATCGCCAACACCTCAATGCGATTGCGGCTAACGAAGCGTACGTGTTCAATGAGGTTGCGGAGATTGTCGAAGCTGCCATCGCCTGGACAACTGTGACTGTCACCGAGTAA